In Pelmatolapia mariae isolate MD_Pm_ZW linkage group LG13, Pm_UMD_F_2, whole genome shotgun sequence, a genomic segment contains:
- the add3b gene encoding adducin 3 (gamma) b: protein MSLVDVRQTVGSLTLALSSNDSKERYFDRVDESDPEYLRSKNMSPDLRQDFNMMEQKKRVTQILQSPVFKDELEGLIQDQLTKGNNPTGLMALRQIADLVMASTTGGAGPLTSPISIGMVTPVNDLYGVESPSFAKGEKQSRCKLASLYRLVDLFSWARFTSSYITVRVSKEQDHILISPRGLSFAEVTAANLVKVNIIGEVVDQGSTDLGIDQFGFAPHSAIYSMRPDVRCIIHTHTAVTAAVSSMKCGILPISQEALLLGDVSCFGYHGSLDDKETKVEFQKALGPTAKLMILRNHGLLALGETVEEAFHYMYHSQLACEIQVNAMRCSGGADNLVLLDRDKLKPLTQGVAAAGVVIDNEVKWKIGEAEFESLMRMLDNLGYRTGHSYRNPIVREKPRSKNDVEIPATVSAMPPEDCELGLRSPFKFMAQKQQRERTRWLNSPNSYLKVNVPEQSPSGDVSPRTKTMWMKSSQPGNSVGTPIKIEDPNQFVPLNTDPTEVLDKRNRIKEQHRGDQMTPGPKSQLLAGIVVDTIPGPAFIIEDEEQTRSLPPNPFNDLTEKELEEYKSMVERKQQGQEEDDDATDADEMTTFDGSTISLSLSPIMTPAKQDTIPNGKDHLAEMEEDLSIEVSKLSVSTSETVEISITTKEKTGEPQTPESQTKSPKKKKKKFRTPSFLKKSKKKKEEKEKPEA from the exons ATGAGTTTGGTGGATGTGAGGCAGACGGTGGGGTCTCTGACCCTGGCCTTGTCCAGCAACGACTCCAAGGAGCGCTACTTTGACCGCGTGGATGAGAGCGACCCTGAGTATCTCCGGAGCAAGAATATGTCACCGGACCTGAGGCAGGACTTTAACATGATGGAGCAGAAGAAGAGGGTCACCCAGATCCTGCAGAGTCCA GTGTTTAAAGATGAATTAGAAGGTCTGATTCAGGACCAGCTGACTAAGGGCAACAACCCTACAGGTCTCATGGCACTGAGGCAGATTGCTGACCTGGTCATGGCCAGCACCACGGGAGGGGCAGGCCCCTTGACTTCTCCCATCA GCATCGGGATGGTGACCCCAGTCAATGACTTGTATGGCGTAGAGTCTCCCTCCTTTGCCAAAGGGGAGAAACAGAGTCGCTGCAAGCTGGCCAGCCTCTACAGGCTCGTTGACCTCTTCAGCTGGGCTCGCTTTACAAGCTCCTACATTACT GTACGTGTCAGTAAAGAACAGGACCACATTCTCATCAGTCCACGAGGTCTTTCTTTTGCTGAAGTGACGGCAGCAAATTTG GTGAAGGTCAACATAATTGGTGAGGTTGTAGACCAGGGTTCTACTGATCTGGGCATCGACCAGTTTGGATTTGCTCCCCATTCTGCCATTTATTCAATGCGCCCTGATGTGAGATGCATCATCCATACACACACCGCAGTTACAGCCGCT GTGTCCTCGATGAAATGTGGAATCTTGCCCATTTCCCAAGAGGCTTTGCTTCTGGGAGACGTGAGCTGCTTTGGTTACCATGGCAGCCTGGATGATAAAGAGACAAAGGTGGAGTTTCAGAAAGCTCTGGGCCCGACTGCCAAG ctgATGATCCTGAGGAATCATGGGCTTCTGGCTTTGGGAGAAACAGTAGAAGAAGCTTTCCACTATATGTACCACTCACAGCTCGCCTGTGAGATCCAG GTGAACGCTATGAGATGTTCAGGCGGCGCGGACAACCTCGTTCTCCTGGACAGGGATAAGTTAAAGCCCCTGACCCAGGGAGTGGCCGCTGCCGGTGTCGTCATAGACAACGAGGTCAAGTGGAAAATAGGCGAGGCAGAGTTCGAGTCTCTTATGAGGATGCTAGACAACCTG GGATACAGAACGGGCCATTCTTACCGGAACCCCATTGTCCGTGAAAAACCCCGGTCTAAGAACGACGTCGAAATCCCCGCCACAGTGTCGGCTATGCCGCCAGAAGACTGTGAGCTTGGCCTGCGGAGCCCCTTCAAGTTTATGGCGCAGAAACAACAGAGAGAAAGGACCCGGTGGCTTAATTCACCCAACAGCTACTTGAAGGTCAATGTTCCTGAACAGTCACCCAGCGGGGACGTGAGCCCGAGGACAAAAACCATG TGGATGAAGTCCTCGCAGCCAGGCAACAGCGTTGGCACCCCAATAAAGATTGAAGACCCTAACCAGTTTGTCCCACTCAACACTGACCCCACTGAGGTTTTGGATAAGAGGAACCGG ATAAAAGAGCAACACAGAGGCGACCAGATGACCCCGGGACCTAAATCTCAGTTACTGGCAGGCATTGTTGTGGACACCATACCAGGACCA GCGTTCATCATTGAGGATGAAGAGCAGACCCGCTCTCTTCCTCCCAATCCTTTCAATGATCTCACAGAGAAGGAGCTGGAAGAATACAAGAGCATGGTAGAAAGAAAGCAGCAAGGCCAAGAAG AAGATGATGATGCCACTGATGCAGATGAGATGACCACATTTGATGGCTCGACTATCTCCCTTTCCCTCTCTCCCATAATGACGCCAGCTAAACAAG ACACAATACCCAACGGGAAAGACCACTTGGCAGAGATGGAGGAGGATCTGAGCATCGAGGTATCCAAGCTGAGCGTGAGCACTTCAGAAACGGTGGAAATCTCCATAACAACGAAGGAAAAGACGGGAGAGCCTCAGACCCCGGAGAGCCAAACCAAGTCccccaagaaaaagaaaaagaagttccGCACACCTTCATTCTTGAAGAAGAGCAAGAAAaagaaggaggagaaagagaaacCAGAAGCATGA